The Bombus fervidus isolate BK054 chromosome 8, iyBomFerv1, whole genome shotgun sequence genome window below encodes:
- the LOC139989694 gene encoding cytochrome c oxidase assembly protein COX18, mitochondrial isoform X2, with protein sequence MNVRIFKKIQLDFKCNSSIFVKHPRSIHYISNASPLNVYKNHFLNSKVSMGYFSNKRNFSNTQNAVSHQQLHPKVFQRSLLCNKDVVLTSKIPSNCYPTAVNSIRQYSNSGPTAINEAIKYNDGIFQMISESITVEWITEAFRYMHYQTGLPWWASIILTTIITRTFINLPLNILDLHNKAKVENLKGEMMDIAEKVRKNVDREVVLSQLSPARAIALYTREISKEQKRLYIRDNCHPLKSVVMVLLQAPIWISFSVAVRNMCYVLPQINPATVKDFQGLTTGGFGWIQNLVDIDHFFILPILFGFSHLVTMEVNYVLFNIKDSRFSRIYKNFCRVLIVCFVPIMACLPSCLSLFWISNNCYGLLQNLVLLSPKVRKLLRIPKTNSDFRHPYKELHKRLLVSIF encoded by the exons ATGAATgtacgaatatttaaaaaaattcaattggattttaaatgtaatagcagtatttttgtaaaacatCCTCGTTCTATTCATTATATTTCCAATGCTTCTCCCCTAAATGTGTATaagaatcattttttaaatagtaaaGTATCAATgggatatttttcaaataagcggaatttttcaaatacacAAAATGCTGTTTCGCATCAGCAACTCCATCCAAAAGTATTTCAAAGATCGTTACTATGTAACAAGGATGTAGTACTAACTTCAAAAATTCCTAGTAACTGTTATCCTACTGCTGTAAATAGTATTAGACAATATTCAAATTCAGGACCCACAGCTATAAATGAAGctattaaatacaatgatGGCATTTTCCAAATGATATCTGAAAGTATAACTGTAGAATGGATCACCGAAGCTTTTAGATACATGCATTATCAAACAGGTTTACCATGGTGGGCAAGTATCATACTTACCACAATTATTACAAGAACATTTATAAATCTACCATTAAATATACTCGAC CTTCACAATAAGGCCAAAGTGGAAAACTTGAAAGGTGAAATGATGGATATTGCGgagaaagtaagaaaaaatgTGGATAGGGAAGTAGTATTGTCCCAATTGAGTCCAGCACGTGCGATTGCTTTATATACACGCGAG ATTTCTAAGGAAcaaaaaagattatatataaGAGACAATTGTCATCCATTGAAAAGCGTTGTAATGGTATTATTGCAAGCACCGATATGGATAAGTTTCTCAGTTGCAGTAAGGAATATGTGTTATGTATTGCCTCAAATAAATCCTG CCACCGTAAAGGATTTCCAAGGATTGACTACTGGTGGTTTTGGATGGATACAAAATCTTGTAGACATAGATCACTTTTTTATATTACCTATACTTTTTGGATTTTCTCACTTAGTTACAATGGAA gtaaattatgtattatttaatataaaggATTCAAGATTTAGCAGAATATACAAGAATTTCTGTAGAGTACTCATTGTTTGTTTTGTGCCTATCATGGCATGCTTACCATCG TGTTTATCCTTGTTTTGGATTAGCAATAATTGCTATGGactattacaaaatttagtaCTCCTATCTCCAAAAGTCCGTAAGCTACTCAGAATACCTAAAACTAATTCTGACTTTCGGCATCCATATAAAGAATTACATAAACGGTTATTAG tGTCTATCTTTTAA
- the LOC139989694 gene encoding cytochrome c oxidase assembly protein COX18, mitochondrial isoform X1, producing the protein MNVRIFKKIQLDFKCNSSIFVKHPRSIHYISNASPLNVYKNHFLNSKVSMGYFSNKRNFSNTQNAVSHQQLHPKVFQRSLLCNKDVVLTSKIPSNCYPTAVNSIRQYSNSGPTAINEAIKYNDGIFQMISESITVEWITEAFRYMHYQTGLPWWASIILTTIITRTFINLPLNILDLHNKAKVENLKGEMMDIAEKVRKNVDREVVLSQLSPARAIALYTREISKEQKRLYIRDNCHPLKSVVMVLLQAPIWISFSVAVRNMCYVLPQINPATVKDFQGLTTGGFGWIQNLVDIDHFFILPILFGFSHLVTMEVNYVLFNIKDSRFSRIYKNFCRVLIVCFVPIMACLPSCLSLFWISNNCYGLLQNLVLLSPKVRKLLRIPKTNSDFRHPYKELHKRLLGKFSLPRSVAKA; encoded by the exons ATGAATgtacgaatatttaaaaaaattcaattggattttaaatgtaatagcagtatttttgtaaaacatCCTCGTTCTATTCATTATATTTCCAATGCTTCTCCCCTAAATGTGTATaagaatcattttttaaatagtaaaGTATCAATgggatatttttcaaataagcggaatttttcaaatacacAAAATGCTGTTTCGCATCAGCAACTCCATCCAAAAGTATTTCAAAGATCGTTACTATGTAACAAGGATGTAGTACTAACTTCAAAAATTCCTAGTAACTGTTATCCTACTGCTGTAAATAGTATTAGACAATATTCAAATTCAGGACCCACAGCTATAAATGAAGctattaaatacaatgatGGCATTTTCCAAATGATATCTGAAAGTATAACTGTAGAATGGATCACCGAAGCTTTTAGATACATGCATTATCAAACAGGTTTACCATGGTGGGCAAGTATCATACTTACCACAATTATTACAAGAACATTTATAAATCTACCATTAAATATACTCGAC CTTCACAATAAGGCCAAAGTGGAAAACTTGAAAGGTGAAATGATGGATATTGCGgagaaagtaagaaaaaatgTGGATAGGGAAGTAGTATTGTCCCAATTGAGTCCAGCACGTGCGATTGCTTTATATACACGCGAG ATTTCTAAGGAAcaaaaaagattatatataaGAGACAATTGTCATCCATTGAAAAGCGTTGTAATGGTATTATTGCAAGCACCGATATGGATAAGTTTCTCAGTTGCAGTAAGGAATATGTGTTATGTATTGCCTCAAATAAATCCTG CCACCGTAAAGGATTTCCAAGGATTGACTACTGGTGGTTTTGGATGGATACAAAATCTTGTAGACATAGATCACTTTTTTATATTACCTATACTTTTTGGATTTTCTCACTTAGTTACAATGGAA gtaaattatgtattatttaatataaaggATTCAAGATTTAGCAGAATATACAAGAATTTCTGTAGAGTACTCATTGTTTGTTTTGTGCCTATCATGGCATGCTTACCATCG TGTTTATCCTTGTTTTGGATTAGCAATAATTGCTATGGactattacaaaatttagtaCTCCTATCTCCAAAAGTCCGTAAGCTACTCAGAATACCTAAAACTAATTCTGACTTTCGGCATCCATATAAAGAATTACATAAACGGTTATTAGGCAAATTTTCTTTACCGCGATCCGTAGCAAAAGCATAG
- the LOC141445811 gene encoding probable chitinase 10 → MAVIKLPVVLLCSILCIIFFCGLVAGEVYPYPGDCRKYQHCDGSGCFVLECGTGTEFNPNIGTCDYPLQNRQDCMQRG, encoded by the exons ATGGCTGTTATCAAGCTCCCTGTAGTCCTGCTGTGCAGCATTCTTTGTATCATCTTCTTTTGTGGATTAGTAGCC GGGGAAGTTTATCCTTACCCGGGCGACTGTAGAAAGTACCAACATTGTGACGGTAGCGGTTGTTTCGTTTTGGAGTGTGGCACAGGGACGGAATTTAATCCAAACATCGGCACCTGCGACTATCCTCTCCAAAATCGTCAGGATTGTATGCAACGTGGATAA